A genomic stretch from Alloyangia pacifica includes:
- a CDS encoding ABC transporter permease, with the protein MIKSTLKRVMPQIIILALVLAANFLVFPGFFNIEFQHGRLFGNLIDVLNRGAPTALLATGMTLVIATRGIDLSVGAVMAIAGAVAASAVVGGAHWTLAVLLALTAGAACGLWNGLLVAIFRIQPIVATLVLMVAGRGIAQLLTEGAILTFNDPGLIRLGAGTIAAVPTPIWLWIAVACAVGLVIRRTALGLLIEAVGINETSSRLAGINARVLLIAVYLVSGLCAALAGVIVAADIKGADANNAGLWMELDAILAVVIGGNSLLGGRFSITASLLGALIIQGVNSLILLSGMPVEFNLVIKALIIIAILVIQSPRVRHSLYLLRASTGPVLRERPKPAPRTPQEEGQS; encoded by the coding sequence ATGATCAAATCCACGCTGAAACGGGTCATGCCGCAGATCATCATCCTCGCTTTGGTGCTGGCGGCCAACTTCCTGGTCTTCCCGGGGTTCTTCAACATCGAGTTCCAGCATGGGCGGCTCTTCGGCAACCTTATCGACGTTCTCAACCGCGGCGCGCCGACGGCGCTGCTGGCAACCGGCATGACCCTGGTCATCGCCACGCGCGGGATCGATCTGTCGGTCGGGGCCGTGATGGCCATCGCCGGGGCTGTCGCAGCCTCCGCCGTAGTGGGCGGCGCGCATTGGACGCTGGCGGTGCTGCTGGCGCTGACGGCGGGCGCGGCCTGCGGGCTCTGGAACGGGCTTCTGGTGGCGATCTTCCGCATTCAGCCCATCGTCGCCACCCTGGTGCTGATGGTCGCCGGACGCGGCATCGCGCAACTTCTGACCGAGGGCGCGATCCTCACCTTCAACGACCCCGGCCTGATCCGGCTCGGCGCGGGCACCATCGCCGCCGTGCCGACACCGATCTGGCTGTGGATCGCCGTGGCCTGCGCGGTCGGTCTGGTGATCCGCCGCACCGCGCTCGGCCTGCTGATCGAGGCGGTGGGGATCAACGAGACCTCCTCGCGCCTCGCCGGGATCAACGCCCGGGTGCTGCTGATCGCGGTTTACCTTGTCTCCGGTCTCTGCGCCGCCCTCGCCGGTGTCATCGTCGCCGCAGACATCAAGGGCGCGGATGCCAACAACGCCGGGCTCTGGATGGAGCTTGACGCGATCCTCGCCGTGGTGATCGGGGGGAACTCGCTGCTCGGCGGGCGCTTCTCGATCACGGCCTCATTGCTCGGTGCGCTGATCATCCAAGGGGTGAACTCACTGATCCTGCTCTCGGGCATGCCGGTCGAATTCAACCTCGTCATCAAGGCGCTGATCATCATCGCCATCCTCGTCATCCAGAGCCCGCGGGTCCGCCACAGCCTCTACCTGCTGCGCGCCTCGACCGGGCCGGTGCTGCGGGAGCGGCCCAAGCCCGCGCCCCGGACCCCCCAGGAGGAGGGCCAGTCATGA
- the yjfF gene encoding galactofuranose ABC transporter, permease protein YjfF, with protein MSQSTKLPLYITLATFVLAFVLCAAQYPAMASTRVVANLLTDNAFLGITAVGMTFVILSGGIDLSVGSVIAFTGVFLAVILRDTSIHPLVAFALVLLITTGFGAAMGGIIHYLEMPPFIVTLAGMFLMRGLAYVLSTESVPITHEFYDWLQSLYWKAAGGGRFRLTGGLMLLTYLAAMIVLHRTRFGQNVYAIGGSAQTAQLMGVPRARTTIGIYAVSGGLAGLAGIVYTLYTSAGYSLATVGVELDAIAAVVIGGTLLSGGSGFVAGTFFGILIMGLIQTYIVFDGTLSSWWTKIVIGGLLFAFIMLQKGLGWATTARIRHLTASDARS; from the coding sequence ATGAGCCAGTCCACCAAGCTTCCGCTCTACATCACGCTCGCGACCTTCGTGCTCGCCTTCGTGCTCTGCGCAGCGCAGTACCCGGCGATGGCCTCGACGCGGGTGGTCGCCAACCTGCTGACCGACAACGCCTTCCTCGGCATCACTGCCGTCGGCATGACCTTTGTGATCCTCTCGGGCGGGATCGATCTGTCGGTCGGCTCGGTGATTGCCTTCACCGGCGTCTTCCTTGCGGTGATCCTGCGCGACACCTCGATCCACCCGCTGGTCGCTTTTGCGCTGGTGCTGCTGATCACCACCGGCTTCGGCGCGGCCATGGGCGGGATCATCCATTATCTCGAGATGCCGCCCTTCATCGTCACCCTGGCGGGCATGTTCTTGATGCGCGGGCTGGCCTACGTGCTGTCGACCGAATCCGTGCCGATCACCCACGAGTTTTACGACTGGCTGCAGTCGCTCTACTGGAAGGCAGCGGGCGGCGGCCGCTTCCGGCTGACCGGCGGGCTCATGCTGCTGACCTATCTGGCGGCGATGATCGTGCTGCACCGGACAAGGTTTGGCCAGAACGTCTATGCCATCGGCGGCTCGGCGCAGACGGCGCAGCTCATGGGCGTGCCCCGCGCGCGGACCACCATCGGCATCTACGCCGTCTCGGGCGGCCTGGCCGGGCTCGCGGGGATCGTCTACACGCTCTACACCTCGGCGGGCTATTCGCTGGCGACCGTCGGCGTCGAGCTCGACGCCATCGCCGCGGTGGTCATCGGGGGCACGCTGCTGAGCGGTGGCAGCGGATTTGTCGCGGGCACTTTCTTTGGCATTCTGATCATGGGGCTGATACAGACGTACATCGTCTTTGACGGCACGCTTTCGAGCTGGTGGACGAAGATCGTGATTGGGGGCCTGCTCTTCGCCTTCATCATGCTGCAGAAGGGTTTGGGTTGGGCAACGACGGCGCGCATAAGGCATCTGACCGCATCAGACGCGCGATCATGA
- a CDS encoding FadR/GntR family transcriptional regulator, with amino-acid sequence MTLTAGGGFSDRAQSHTTHVVDQLGLAIVAGEYPERAMIPLDPDLEEMFGVSRTVIREAKKTLIAKGMLASKAKVGTRVQPSSEWNMFDPDVLRWHSEQKTPGRFVADLNEIRLIIEPSAAALVAERAGPAEHARLEASCEALAQAPSRTAFAMADLEFHKLILHLSDNRFLQSLGDLVQAALYSQLIAEAEEARDPCDLARSVDKHRAIVDAIRAGAPDRARACMEKVVMDAPSGGVRRAS; translated from the coding sequence ATGACATTGACGGCGGGCGGCGGGTTCTCGGACCGCGCCCAGAGCCATACCACCCACGTGGTGGACCAGCTGGGGCTGGCCATCGTTGCGGGGGAATACCCCGAGCGGGCGATGATCCCGCTCGACCCGGATCTCGAAGAGATGTTCGGTGTCTCGCGCACGGTCATCCGCGAGGCCAAGAAGACGCTGATCGCGAAGGGCATGCTGGCCTCGAAAGCGAAGGTCGGCACGCGGGTGCAGCCCTCGTCCGAATGGAACATGTTCGATCCGGACGTGCTGCGCTGGCATTCCGAGCAGAAGACCCCGGGGCGCTTTGTGGCCGACCTCAACGAGATCCGGCTGATCATCGAGCCCTCGGCGGCGGCGCTTGTGGCCGAGCGGGCGGGACCGGCAGAACATGCGCGTCTCGAGGCGAGCTGCGAGGCGCTGGCACAGGCCCCGAGCCGCACCGCCTTTGCCATGGCCGACCTCGAATTCCACAAGCTCATCCTGCATCTCTCCGACAACCGCTTCCTGCAATCGCTGGGGGATCTGGTTCAGGCGGCGCTTTACTCACAGCTCATCGCCGAGGCCGAGGAAGCGCGCGATCCCTGCGATCTTGCGCGCAGCGTCGACAAGCACCGCGCCATCGTCGATGCGATCCGCGCCGGGGCGCCCGACCGGGCGCGCGCCTGCATGGAGAAGGTGGTGATGGACGCGCCCTCCGGCGGCGTGCGCCGGGCAAGCTGA